In the Engystomops pustulosus chromosome 2, aEngPut4.maternal, whole genome shotgun sequence genome, one interval contains:
- the LOC140117782 gene encoding glycoprotein-N-acetylgalactosamine 3-beta-galactosyltransferase 1-like, with translation MAFISGRNSWLAFMLGMLIGFFTIFLLVHNITHSFRVKAPVAIRSWKTIEDMALLEKVPHVHQPGSSKVSDDLSQKVRVLCWIMTGPSNLYTKAIHLKYSWTRHCNVVLFMSSTTNTSFPTIGLETKEGRDQLYWKTIRAFQYVHKNYYDQADWFLKADDDTYIVVDNLRWMLSNYTPDQPVYFGKRFKPFAKQGYMSGGAGYVLSKEALNRFVKGFDTGVCQHTTSVEDLALGQCMEKMGVIAGDSRDTEKRETFHPFPPESHLTGHFDKSFWYWSYCFYPIVEGPQCCSDLAISFHYIDPTWMHGLEYLVYHLRAYGYDHRYQPPLPEAAGRLPVTHEKKPAPDIKANETSSS, from the exons ATGGCCTTCATTTCTGGCAGGAATTCATGGCTGGCATTCATGCTCGGCATGCTTATTGGCTTTTTCACCATATTCCTCCTGGTACACAACATCACTCACAGTTTCAGAGTGAAGGCACCTGTAGCAATTCGCTCCTGGAAAACAATTGAGGACATGGCTCTGCTGGAAAAGGTCCCGCATGTTCACCAGCCAG GTAGTAGCAAAGTCAGTGATGATCTTTCACAAAAAGTCAGAGTACTTTGCTGGATAATGACTGGACCAAGCAACTTGTATACCAAAGCCATTCATCTAAAATATTCTTGGACCCGTCACTGCAATGTTGTACTTTTCATGAGTTCCACCACCAATACCAGCTTCCCTACCATTGGCTTAGAAACCAAAGAAGGACGGGATCAACTATACTGGAAGACCATTCGCGCTTTTCAGTATGTGCACAAAAATTACTATGATCAAGCTGACTGGTTTCTTAAAGCAGATGATGACACGTACATTGTGGTGGATAATTTACGTTGGATGCTCTCAAATTATACTCCAGATCAGCCCGTCTATTTTGGCAAACGCTTCAAACCATTTGCCAAGCAAGGTTACATGAGTGGTGGGGCTGGTTATGTACTCAGTAAGGAGGCTCTGAACAGATTTGTAAAAGGATTTGATACCGGAGTCTGCCAACACACCACATCGGTGGAGGACCTAGCACTGGGCCAGTGTATGGAGAAAATGGGGGTTATAGCTGGAGACTCCAGAGACACAGAAAAAAGGGAAACTTTTCATCCATTCCCACCTGAATCTCATCTGACAGGACACTTTGATAAGAGTTTTTGGTATTGGAGTTACTGTTTTTATCCCATTGTGGAG GGTCCGCAGTGCTGCTCAGACCTGGCTATATCCTTTCACTACATTGACCCCACTTGGATGCACGGTCTAGAATACTTGGTCTATCACTTGAGGGCGTACGGATACGACCATCGTTACCAGCCACCATTACCCGAGGCGGCAGGACGTCTGCCGGTGACCCATGAGAAGAAGCCTGCTCCTGACATCAAAGCAAATGAAACCAGCTCATCATag